The following are from one region of the Arachis duranensis cultivar V14167 chromosome 10, aradu.V14167.gnm2.J7QH, whole genome shotgun sequence genome:
- the LOC107469788 gene encoding uncharacterized protein LOC107469788 translates to MQELESLRLEAYENSRLYKEKVRVVHDKNIKHKEFRPGELVLLYNSRLRLMPGKMRSKWEGPYMVEKAEPYGVFHLHHPSSPKILKVNGHRLKLYHGEKMKDKKELEIFLLEDPPSVDN, encoded by the coding sequence GAACTAGAGAGCCTTCGCTTAGAAGCATATGAGAATTCCAGGCTATACAAGGAGAAGGTGAGGGTTGTACATGACAAGAATATAAAGCACAAAGAGTTCAGACCTGGTGAGTTAGTTCTCCTCTACaactccaggttgagacttatGCCAGGCAAGATGAGATCCAAATGGGAAGGCCCCTATATGGTGGAAAAGGCTGAACCATATGGCGTCTTTCACCTGCATCATCCCTCAAGCCCCAAGATCCTCAAAGTTAATGGTCACCGCCTAAAGCTTTACcatggtgagaagatgaagGACAAAAAGGAActggagatcttcctcttggaagatccacCATCAGTAGACAACTGA